From Parus major isolate Abel chromosome 1A, Parus_major1.1, whole genome shotgun sequence, the proteins below share one genomic window:
- the PYROXD1 gene encoding pyridine nucleotide-disulfide oxidoreductase domain-containing protein 1 isoform X1 → MAGAGGAARARFAVVGGGIAGVTCAQKLAAEFPSEDIFLMTASPVIKAVTNFKQVSKTLEEFDVEEQPSFLLEKRYPNIRVIQSGVKQLKSDEHKIYTEDGKEYIYEKLCLCAGAKPKLIVDGNPYVLGIRDTDSAQAFQKNLAQAERIVVVGNGGIALELVYEIQGCEVIWAIKDKAIGNTFFDAGAAEFLLPKLTAESQEAPIECKRTKYTVEESEEKGRPTGASDKLGSALGPDWHEGLHLKGTKEFSHKVHIEILCEVKKIHLQQEFIQLQRTSLTFPKGEEGVEADEVLWPVYVELTNGNIYGCNFIVSATGVVPNVEPFLDGNNFAVGEDGGLKVDKHMHTSLPDVYAAGDICTAAWEPSPVWHQMRLWTQARQMGWYAAKCMAADALGESIDMDFSFELFAHITKFFNYKVVVLGKYNAQGLGSDHELILRCTKGREYVKVVMQNGRMMGAVLIGETDLEETFENLILNQMDLSAYGEDLLNPDIDIEDYFD, encoded by the exons ATGGCGGGGGCCGGCGGCGCGGCGCGGGCCCGCTTCGCGGTGGTGGGCGGCGGCATCGCGGGGGTCACCTGCGCCCAGAAG CTGGCTGCAGAATTCCCAtcagaagacatttttttaatgacagctTCTCCAGTTATAAAAGCTGTAACTAATTTCAAGCAG GTCTCCAAAACACTTGAGGAATTTGATGTTGAAGAGCAACCAAGTTTCCTATTAGAAAAACGATATCCCAATATTAGAGTTATACAGTCTGGAGTAAAACAGTTGAAAAGTGATGAACAT AAAATTTACACTGAAGATGGGAAAGAATACATATATGAAAAGCTTTGCCTGTGTGCTGGAGCCAAACCTAAATTAATTGTTGATGGGAACCCCTATGTATTGGGAATCCGGGATACTGACAGTGCACAG gcttttcagaagaatttgGCTCAAGCTGAGAGAATAGTGGTGGTAGGAAATGGTGGGATTGCCCTTGAATTAGT GTATGAAATTCAAGGCTGTGAAGTAATCTGGGCTATCAAAGACAAAGCCATTGGGAACACCTTCTTtgatgcaggagcagctgaattTCTCCTTCCAAAGCTCACCGCTGAAAGCCAAGAGGCTCCAATCGAGTGTAAAAGAACCAAGTACACAGTGGAAG aaagtgaggaaaaaggaagacCTACAGGAGCATCTGACAAGCTGGGCAGTGCCTTAGGCCCCGACTGGCACGAGGGCTTACACCTTAAAGGGACTAAGGAG ttttctCATAAAGTACATATTGAAATACTGTGtgaagtaaagaaaatacaCTTACAGCAAGAATTTATCCAGCTGCAACGAACTTCCTTGACTTTTCCTAAAGGAGAGGAAGGTGTAGAAGCAGATGAGG tgctgtggcCTGTATATGTGGAATTAACTAATGGGAACATTTATGGATGCAATTTCATTGTCAGTGCAACTGGAGTTGTGCCAAATGTTGAACCATTTCTTGATGGCAATAAT TTTGCTGTGGGTGAAGACGGAGGACTGAAGGTGGACAAGCACATGCACACATCGCTGCCAGATGTGTACGCAGCTGGAGATATCTGCACGGCAGCGTGGGAGCCGAGCCCCGTGTGGCACCAG atgaGGCTGTGGACCCAAGCTCGGCAGATGGGATGGTATGCAGCAAAGTGCATGGCAGCAGATGCTTTAGGGGAATCTATTGATATGGATTTCAGCTTTGAGCTATTTGCTCACATTACAAAGTTTTTCAATTACAAG GTGGTGGTTTTGGGGAAGTACAATGCTCAGGGCTTGGGCTCTGACCATGAGCTGATACTAAGATGTACCAAGGGACGCGAGTATGTGAAAGTGGTGATGCAGAACGGCCGAATGATGGGAGCTGTGCTGATCGGTGAAACCGACTTGGAAGAAACctttgaaaacttaattttaaatcaaatggATCTTTCAGCCTATGGTGAAGATCTCCTAAATCCAGATATTGATATAGAAGATTATTTTGATTGA
- the PYROXD1 gene encoding pyridine nucleotide-disulfide oxidoreductase domain-containing protein 1 isoform X2, protein MTASPVIKAVTNFKQVSKTLEEFDVEEQPSFLLEKRYPNIRVIQSGVKQLKSDEHKIYTEDGKEYIYEKLCLCAGAKPKLIVDGNPYVLGIRDTDSAQAFQKNLAQAERIVVVGNGGIALELVYEIQGCEVIWAIKDKAIGNTFFDAGAAEFLLPKLTAESQEAPIECKRTKYTVEESEEKGRPTGASDKLGSALGPDWHEGLHLKGTKEFSHKVHIEILCEVKKIHLQQEFIQLQRTSLTFPKGEEGVEADEVLWPVYVELTNGNIYGCNFIVSATGVVPNVEPFLDGNNFAVGEDGGLKVDKHMHTSLPDVYAAGDICTAAWEPSPVWHQMRLWTQARQMGWYAAKCMAADALGESIDMDFSFELFAHITKFFNYKVVVLGKYNAQGLGSDHELILRCTKGREYVKVVMQNGRMMGAVLIGETDLEETFENLILNQMDLSAYGEDLLNPDIDIEDYFD, encoded by the exons atgacagctTCTCCAGTTATAAAAGCTGTAACTAATTTCAAGCAG GTCTCCAAAACACTTGAGGAATTTGATGTTGAAGAGCAACCAAGTTTCCTATTAGAAAAACGATATCCCAATATTAGAGTTATACAGTCTGGAGTAAAACAGTTGAAAAGTGATGAACAT AAAATTTACACTGAAGATGGGAAAGAATACATATATGAAAAGCTTTGCCTGTGTGCTGGAGCCAAACCTAAATTAATTGTTGATGGGAACCCCTATGTATTGGGAATCCGGGATACTGACAGTGCACAG gcttttcagaagaatttgGCTCAAGCTGAGAGAATAGTGGTGGTAGGAAATGGTGGGATTGCCCTTGAATTAGT GTATGAAATTCAAGGCTGTGAAGTAATCTGGGCTATCAAAGACAAAGCCATTGGGAACACCTTCTTtgatgcaggagcagctgaattTCTCCTTCCAAAGCTCACCGCTGAAAGCCAAGAGGCTCCAATCGAGTGTAAAAGAACCAAGTACACAGTGGAAG aaagtgaggaaaaaggaagacCTACAGGAGCATCTGACAAGCTGGGCAGTGCCTTAGGCCCCGACTGGCACGAGGGCTTACACCTTAAAGGGACTAAGGAG ttttctCATAAAGTACATATTGAAATACTGTGtgaagtaaagaaaatacaCTTACAGCAAGAATTTATCCAGCTGCAACGAACTTCCTTGACTTTTCCTAAAGGAGAGGAAGGTGTAGAAGCAGATGAGG tgctgtggcCTGTATATGTGGAATTAACTAATGGGAACATTTATGGATGCAATTTCATTGTCAGTGCAACTGGAGTTGTGCCAAATGTTGAACCATTTCTTGATGGCAATAAT TTTGCTGTGGGTGAAGACGGAGGACTGAAGGTGGACAAGCACATGCACACATCGCTGCCAGATGTGTACGCAGCTGGAGATATCTGCACGGCAGCGTGGGAGCCGAGCCCCGTGTGGCACCAG atgaGGCTGTGGACCCAAGCTCGGCAGATGGGATGGTATGCAGCAAAGTGCATGGCAGCAGATGCTTTAGGGGAATCTATTGATATGGATTTCAGCTTTGAGCTATTTGCTCACATTACAAAGTTTTTCAATTACAAG GTGGTGGTTTTGGGGAAGTACAATGCTCAGGGCTTGGGCTCTGACCATGAGCTGATACTAAGATGTACCAAGGGACGCGAGTATGTGAAAGTGGTGATGCAGAACGGCCGAATGATGGGAGCTGTGCTGATCGGTGAAACCGACTTGGAAGAAACctttgaaaacttaattttaaatcaaatggATCTTTCAGCCTATGGTGAAGATCTCCTAAATCCAGATATTGATATAGAAGATTATTTTGATTGA